A DNA window from Amycolatopsis sp. DSM 110486 contains the following coding sequences:
- a CDS encoding amidohydrolase family protein translates to MLDLHTHVVPRETPFRTSADPRWARLDTGTGVVSVSGKPFRTVHRVAWDLDTRRADAEAAGGTGQLLSAMPELLAPWAPPGEGLAYAQAFNAWLADEVGQHNGFFTGLGVVPLQDPDAAAALLTEIADAGLLGVEVPSNPPTAPLHAPAWAGFLDEADRLGLLVFVHAAGGAAVADYPHPMAANGVLFPAGIGTALGGLIVTGALAARPGLRLLASHGGGALITELPRIDYLRGITPALRELMPESAVDSARRLWFDPLLFDAGLVRHLAETVGADRIVLGTDHPFMPTDPLAFLDDPALPPGFAKAVRETNPAALLTALTRPNSRQRSWNR, encoded by the coding sequence GTGCTCGACCTACACACCCACGTGGTGCCCCGGGAGACGCCCTTCCGCACCTCGGCCGACCCGCGCTGGGCCCGGCTCGACACCGGAACCGGGGTCGTCTCCGTGTCCGGCAAGCCGTTCCGGACGGTGCACCGCGTCGCCTGGGATCTGGACACCCGCCGCGCGGACGCCGAAGCCGCGGGCGGGACCGGCCAGCTGCTGTCCGCCATGCCCGAGCTGCTCGCGCCGTGGGCCCCACCCGGCGAAGGACTCGCCTACGCGCAGGCCTTCAACGCTTGGCTCGCGGACGAAGTGGGACAGCACAACGGGTTCTTCACCGGACTGGGTGTCGTTCCGTTGCAGGATCCCGACGCCGCCGCAGCTCTGCTCACCGAGATCGCCGACGCCGGCCTGCTCGGCGTCGAGGTGCCCTCGAACCCGCCGACGGCGCCCCTGCACGCGCCGGCGTGGGCCGGGTTCCTCGACGAGGCCGACCGGCTCGGGCTGCTCGTGTTCGTGCACGCGGCCGGGGGAGCGGCGGTCGCGGACTACCCGCACCCGATGGCCGCCAACGGGGTTCTGTTCCCCGCGGGCATCGGCACGGCGCTCGGCGGCCTGATCGTCACGGGCGCGCTGGCCGCGCGGCCCGGGCTGCGGCTGCTGGCCAGCCACGGCGGCGGCGCCTTGATCACCGAACTGCCGAGGATCGACTACCTGCGCGGGATCACCCCGGCGCTGCGGGAGCTGATGCCCGAGTCCGCTGTGGACTCCGCGCGCCGCCTGTGGTTCGACCCGCTGCTGTTCGACGCAGGCCTGGTGCGCCACCTCGCAGAGACCGTCGGCGCGGATCGGATCGTGCTGGGCACGGATCACCCGTTCATGCCCACGGACCCGCTCGCGTTCCTCGACGACCCGGCGCTGCCCCCGGGGTTCGCGAAGGCCGTGCGCGAGACCAACCCCGCGGCGCTGCTCACCGCGCTCACCCGACCGAACTCCCGGCAAAGGAGCTGGAATCGATGA
- a CDS encoding SRPBCC family protein, which translates to MTSELIAPPSTTLVDDRPADGLFRVDRAALVDEGVLARERRAIFDKCWLYVGHVSEVPNPGDFRARTVAGRPLVLWRGGDGEVRVFLNACRHRGAQLCRVPEGNARGMSCFYHAWTYANDGRLTALPDVDGYGPDFDRSRFSLNSPPRVEEYRGFVFCCFDPDAVSLPEYLGEARDYLDLVADQSPDMEVVDGVHEYSMEANWKLFVENSLDGYHLIPLHRTYFDYLKSTEDSYLDPRKATEAKDLGNGHAVITVEGPWARPVARWTPAMGEENREYVEGQRARLEEEFGADRARRIATTDRNLLIFPNLVINDIMGIVVRTITPTAAGRTLVAQWTMATKGEPESVRARRLDSYVTFQGPGGLATPDDMEACESCQEGFAVAAESPWSDISRGIHKEATGGPFVASDEVQQRAFWRRWRDLLGTV; encoded by the coding sequence ATGACCTCCGAACTGATCGCACCCCCGTCCACCACGCTGGTCGACGACCGCCCCGCCGACGGGCTCTTCCGCGTCGACCGGGCCGCGCTCGTCGACGAGGGCGTGCTCGCGCGGGAACGCCGCGCCATCTTCGACAAGTGCTGGCTCTACGTCGGCCACGTCTCGGAGGTGCCGAACCCGGGTGATTTCCGCGCCCGCACGGTGGCCGGGCGTCCGCTCGTGCTGTGGCGCGGCGGCGACGGCGAGGTGCGGGTGTTCCTCAACGCGTGCCGGCACCGCGGCGCGCAGCTGTGCCGCGTGCCCGAAGGCAACGCGCGTGGAATGTCGTGCTTCTACCACGCGTGGACCTACGCCAACGACGGCCGGCTGACCGCACTGCCCGACGTCGACGGCTACGGCCCCGACTTCGACCGTTCCCGCTTCAGCCTGAACTCCCCGCCGCGTGTGGAGGAGTACCGCGGGTTCGTCTTCTGCTGCTTCGATCCCGACGCTGTTTCGTTGCCGGAGTACCTCGGCGAAGCCCGCGACTACCTGGACCTGGTGGCCGACCAGTCGCCGGACATGGAGGTGGTCGACGGTGTGCACGAGTACTCGATGGAGGCGAACTGGAAGCTGTTCGTGGAGAACAGTCTCGACGGTTACCACCTGATCCCCTTGCACCGCACGTACTTCGACTACCTGAAGTCCACTGAGGACTCCTACCTCGACCCGCGCAAGGCGACCGAGGCGAAGGATCTCGGAAACGGGCACGCGGTGATCACCGTGGAGGGTCCGTGGGCCCGCCCGGTCGCGCGGTGGACGCCGGCGATGGGGGAGGAGAACCGCGAGTACGTCGAGGGGCAGCGGGCTCGGCTCGAAGAAGAGTTCGGTGCCGACCGCGCGCGCCGGATCGCGACGACCGACCGGAACCTGCTGATCTTCCCCAACCTCGTGATCAACGACATCATGGGGATCGTCGTCCGCACGATCACGCCGACCGCGGCCGGGCGCACGCTGGTGGCGCAGTGGACGATGGCGACGAAGGGCGAGCCGGAGTCGGTGCGGGCGCGGCGGCTGGACTCGTACGTGACGTTCCAGGGGCCGGGTGGGCTGGCGACGCCGGACGACATGGAGGCGTGCGAGTCCTGCCAGGAGGGGTTCGCCGTCGCGGCCGAGTCGCCGTGGTCGGACATTTCGCGGGGGATCCACAAGGAAGCCACGGGTGGGCCGTTCGTCGCGTCCGACGAAGTGCAGCAGCGGGCGTTCTGGCGTCGGTGGCGGGATCTGCTGGGCACTGTTTGA
- a CDS encoding IclR family transcriptional regulator, with product MRISAEETEQHRSVGDRMLLILDTVATSPGEVGLSELARRTGLKKATVHRLALDLVAHRMLERGAYGYRLGLHLFELGQHVPASRRLRATALPFMADLLTATGEVVQLGVLDDTDIVYVEKLTGQHSASVPSAVGTRLPAYCTGLGKAILAFSDESAVERVTSAPMPARTGTTITDPRHFLRELAKIHDSGIAYDREEGTRGIACVAAPIVVESYVGRDGHRAVAGLSVTGPAHRLQPARLGAAVRTAALSISRLLGYPLH from the coding sequence ATGCGCATCAGTGCCGAGGAGACGGAGCAGCACCGGTCGGTGGGGGACCGGATGCTGCTCATTCTCGACACCGTCGCGACCTCACCCGGCGAGGTGGGGCTCAGTGAGCTCGCGCGGCGGACCGGGCTGAAGAAGGCGACTGTGCACCGGCTGGCCCTGGACCTCGTGGCGCACCGGATGCTCGAGCGCGGCGCGTACGGCTATCGGCTCGGGCTGCACCTGTTCGAGCTGGGCCAGCACGTGCCGGCTTCGCGGCGGCTGCGGGCGACCGCGTTGCCGTTCATGGCCGACCTGCTGACCGCGACGGGTGAGGTCGTGCAGCTGGGCGTGCTCGACGACACGGACATCGTGTACGTCGAGAAGCTCACCGGCCAGCACAGCGCCTCGGTGCCTTCGGCGGTCGGTACGCGGCTGCCCGCGTACTGCACCGGCCTGGGCAAGGCGATTCTCGCGTTCAGCGACGAATCCGCCGTCGAACGCGTGACGTCCGCGCCCATGCCGGCGCGGACCGGGACCACGATCACCGATCCGCGGCACTTCCTGCGCGAGCTGGCGAAAATCCACGACTCCGGCATCGCCTACGACCGGGAAGAGGGCACGCGGGGCATCGCGTGCGTCGCGGCGCCGATCGTGGTGGAGAGCTACGTCGGGCGCGACGGCCACCGAGCCGTCGCCGGGCTTTCCGTGACGGGGCCCGCGCACCGCCTGCAGCCGGCGCGGCTGGGGGCGGCGGTGCGGACCGCCGCCCTGAGCATCAGCCGTCTCCTGGGCTACCCGCTGCACTGA
- a CDS encoding 2-keto-4-pentenoate hydratase, translated as MTDTIETLALAQVLHRARTERTLLDAATEVTTLSLDSAYEIQDDLTRLRLAEGRCAIGYKLGYTSAAMRRQMGVTAPNHGPLLDDMVLRDGARATGFLHPRVEPEIGVVLGRDLAGPGLALHEVADAIAEVRVCLEVVDSIWRDYRFTAEQNTADGSSAAGVVLGSVLDVDPLHAHRVTVELHEDNALVATATSAAAAGHPLHGVAWLAAQLAARGSGLKKDELIITGGLTSAVALRAGGTITARFGGTTTVSVRRPAGETDA; from the coding sequence GTGACCGACACGATCGAAACCCTCGCCCTCGCGCAAGTGCTGCACCGGGCCCGCACCGAACGCACACTCCTCGACGCGGCAACGGAAGTGACCACGCTGTCACTGGACAGCGCGTACGAAATCCAGGACGACCTCACGCGCCTGCGCCTCGCCGAAGGACGCTGCGCCATCGGCTACAAGCTCGGCTACACCTCCGCCGCGATGCGCCGGCAGATGGGCGTCACCGCGCCCAACCACGGGCCGCTGCTCGACGACATGGTGCTGCGCGACGGCGCGCGAGCCACCGGTTTCCTGCACCCCCGCGTCGAGCCGGAGATCGGCGTCGTCCTGGGCCGCGACCTGGCCGGGCCCGGCCTCGCGCTGCATGAGGTCGCCGACGCGATCGCCGAGGTGCGCGTGTGCCTCGAGGTCGTCGACTCGATCTGGCGCGACTACCGGTTCACCGCCGAACAGAACACCGCCGACGGCTCCTCGGCCGCCGGAGTCGTGCTGGGATCGGTGCTCGACGTCGATCCGCTGCACGCCCACCGGGTCACCGTCGAGCTGCACGAGGACAACGCCCTCGTCGCGACCGCGACCTCCGCGGCGGCCGCCGGACATCCGCTGCACGGCGTCGCGTGGCTGGCCGCGCAGCTGGCCGCGCGCGGAAGCGGCCTGAAGAAGGACGAACTGATCATCACCGGCGGCCTCACCTCCGCCGTGGCGCTGCGAGCCGGGGGCACGATCACGGCCCGCTTCGGCGGCACCACCACCGTGAGCGTCCGCAGGCCGGCCGGCGAAACAGACGCGTGA
- a CDS encoding extradiol ring-cleavage dioxygenase: MAEVLGLGVTHYPPLSGTDDNLTRVFRGALADPKLPAELRDPASWPERARREWAEDEGVAAGKAHRAALLEGFRRTRAALDEFQPDVVLIWGDDQYENFREDLVPPYAVQIYDDLTVHPWRHADESSNMKGKPNVWGEGENTERLIRGHRPFARHLVEGLLARHIDVPYSYEPLHHPGLAHAFLNTVLYLDYDREGFDYPVVTFPLNCYGRKVISFQGNISPLGVERELDPPSPSPARIMDVGAAVARICADSPYRVALVASSSWSHSFLVDSTMRLFPDSAADEKMYDALVAADYPVWENTTLADAEKAGQQELLNWWALLGAMRELGRGPSWTSFVASNIFVSNKVFAVYDAEQR, translated from the coding sequence ATGGCCGAAGTACTGGGTCTCGGGGTCACCCACTACCCACCGCTGAGCGGCACCGACGACAACCTGACGCGGGTGTTCCGCGGCGCGCTCGCGGACCCGAAGCTGCCCGCCGAACTGCGCGACCCGGCGTCGTGGCCCGAGCGGGCCCGCCGTGAATGGGCCGAAGACGAAGGTGTCGCGGCCGGGAAGGCACACCGCGCGGCCTTGCTGGAGGGCTTCCGCCGCACGCGCGCCGCGCTGGACGAGTTCCAGCCGGACGTCGTGCTGATCTGGGGCGACGACCAGTACGAGAACTTCCGCGAGGACCTCGTGCCGCCGTACGCCGTGCAGATCTACGACGACCTCACGGTGCACCCGTGGCGCCACGCCGACGAGTCGTCGAACATGAAGGGCAAGCCCAACGTCTGGGGCGAGGGCGAGAACACCGAGCGCCTCATCCGCGGCCACCGGCCGTTCGCCCGCCACCTGGTGGAAGGGCTGCTGGCGCGCCACATCGACGTGCCGTACTCGTACGAGCCGCTGCACCACCCGGGTCTCGCGCACGCGTTCCTGAACACGGTGCTGTACCTGGACTACGACCGCGAGGGGTTCGACTACCCGGTGGTCACGTTCCCGTTGAACTGCTACGGCCGCAAGGTGATCAGCTTCCAGGGCAACATCAGCCCACTCGGTGTGGAGCGCGAGCTCGACCCGCCCTCGCCCTCGCCGGCGCGGATCATGGACGTCGGCGCGGCGGTCGCGCGGATCTGTGCGGACAGCCCGTACCGGGTCGCGCTCGTCGCCAGCTCCAGCTGGTCGCACAGCTTCCTCGTGGACTCGACGATGCGTTTGTTCCCCGATTCGGCGGCCGACGAGAAGATGTACGACGCGCTCGTCGCCGCGGACTACCCGGTGTGGGAGAACACGACGCTCGCGGACGCGGAGAAGGCCGGCCAGCAGGAGCTGCTGAACTGGTGGGCGCTGCTCGGCGCGATGCGGGAGCTGGGCCGCGGGCCGAGCTGGACGAGCTTCGTGGCGTCGAACATCTTCGTGTCCAACAAGGTCTTCGCAGTCTACGACGCGGAGCAGCGGTGA
- a CDS encoding NAD(P)/FAD-dependent oxidoreductase — MTRCDVAVVGAGPAGLFAAVYAGMRGLSVTVVDALPEPGGQITALYPEKLIRDVAGFPAVKGRDLVRGLVEQLDQFSPRMLLGHRATALDDLADGRLRLGFDDGAVLEAGAVVVTGGIGTFSPRKLPCGEEFLGRGLTYFVRDPAELAGSRVLVVGGGDSALDWAETLQHTADVTLVHRRDTFRAHLHTVGQVLAGPATVRTNATVERLDGDARITRATLRDTVSGETTQVPCDHVVAALGFVANPGPLLQWDLATRDRKIVVDAAMRTSRPGVFAAGDICTYDGRVPLIAVGFGEAATAVNHAAVHLDPAASPFPGHSTDGPALAARPLRVPA, encoded by the coding sequence GTGACGCGCTGCGACGTCGCGGTCGTCGGCGCCGGGCCCGCGGGGCTGTTCGCGGCGGTGTACGCGGGGATGCGCGGGCTGTCGGTGACGGTCGTCGACGCGCTGCCGGAGCCCGGCGGCCAGATCACCGCGCTGTACCCGGAAAAGCTGATCCGCGACGTCGCCGGGTTCCCCGCGGTGAAAGGCCGCGACCTCGTCCGCGGACTGGTGGAGCAGCTCGACCAGTTCTCGCCTCGGATGCTGCTCGGGCATCGGGCGACGGCGCTGGACGACCTGGCGGACGGGCGGCTGCGGCTGGGTTTCGACGACGGTGCTGTGCTGGAGGCCGGCGCGGTCGTGGTCACGGGTGGGATCGGCACGTTCTCACCGCGCAAGCTGCCGTGCGGCGAGGAGTTCCTGGGCCGCGGGCTCACCTACTTCGTCCGCGATCCGGCCGAGCTCGCCGGCAGCCGCGTGCTCGTGGTCGGCGGCGGCGACTCGGCGCTCGACTGGGCCGAGACGTTGCAGCACACGGCGGACGTCACGTTGGTGCACCGCCGCGACACCTTCCGCGCGCACCTGCACACCGTGGGCCAGGTACTGGCCGGCCCGGCGACCGTGCGCACGAACGCGACCGTCGAACGCCTCGACGGCGATGCCCGGATCACGCGCGCGACCCTGCGCGACACGGTGAGCGGCGAGACGACCCAGGTGCCGTGCGACCACGTCGTGGCGGCGCTGGGGTTCGTCGCGAACCCGGGCCCGCTGCTGCAGTGGGACCTGGCGACGCGCGACCGCAAGATCGTGGTCGACGCCGCCATGCGTACGTCGCGGCCCGGCGTCTTCGCCGCCGGCGACATCTGCACCTACGACGGCCGGGTCCCGCTCATCGCGGTCGGCTTCGGCGAGGCGGCCACCGCCGTGAACCACGCGGCCGTCCACCTCGACCCGGCCGCCTCCCCCTTCCCGGGGCACTCCACCGACGGCCCGGCGCTCGCCGCCCGGCCCCTGCGAGTCCCCGCCTGA
- the fdxA gene encoding ferredoxin yields MAYVITDACVDILDRACTEECPVDCIYEGDRKMYINPVECIDCGACEQACPTGAALADRMLAGTDAQWNTADNAGFFTEALPGRETPLGTPGGATHLGAVGVDTETVAALPRT; encoded by the coding sequence ATGGCCTACGTCATCACCGACGCCTGCGTCGACATCCTCGACCGCGCGTGCACCGAGGAATGCCCGGTCGACTGTATCTACGAGGGCGACCGCAAGATGTACATCAACCCCGTGGAATGCATCGACTGCGGCGCTTGCGAACAGGCCTGCCCGACGGGCGCGGCGCTCGCCGACCGGATGCTCGCCGGCACCGACGCGCAGTGGAACACGGCTGACAACGCCGGGTTCTTCACCGAAGCGCTGCCGGGACGGGAAACCCCGCTCGGCACCCCTGGTGGCGCTACCCACCTGGGCGCGGTGGGTGTCGACACCGAGACCGTTGCCGCGCTGCCTCGTACCTGA
- a CDS encoding aldehyde dehydrogenase (NADP(+)), with translation MTTLENRPVAGVDPWTGEALEAGAVENSAEEVRAIVAEAAAAAPRLEALGRRGRAKLLRALAQALEAERQQIVSLADAETALGAPRLGGELTRTCYQLEFFAGVVEDGGYVEATLDPAGPTPMGPRPDLRRMLVPIGPVAVFGASNFPLAFSVPGGDTASALAAGNPVVVKAHGSHPGTSRLVHEVLREALVAAGAPAGALGLVFGRAAGESLVTDPTVKAVGFTGSLSGGRALLDLIRGRAEPIPFYGELSSLNPLVVTAAAARETGAEIGVGLVASVTGSAGQLCTKPGLVLVPAGTDGDAVVAAAAEALGKAEVVPLLNRRIHQAYLSDTAGLVRAKEVSEVASGPKPGGGYGVAPLLTTVDADGIPAEAFAEYFGPAAVIVRYRSQAELLAVVDQAPASLTATLHLGADEAPKDLVTELSRRVGRLVFNGYPTGVAVSWAQHHGGPWPATNSLHTSVGATAIRRFLRPLAWQNAPAHLLPDELTDEPRAPLPRRIDGRLQARH, from the coding sequence GTGACAACCCTGGAAAACCGGCCGGTCGCCGGAGTCGATCCGTGGACCGGTGAGGCCCTGGAGGCCGGCGCGGTGGAGAACAGCGCGGAGGAAGTGCGCGCGATCGTGGCGGAGGCGGCCGCGGCGGCGCCGAGGCTGGAGGCGCTGGGCCGGCGAGGGCGGGCAAAGCTGCTGCGTGCGCTCGCGCAGGCGCTCGAGGCCGAGCGCCAGCAGATCGTCTCGCTCGCCGACGCCGAGACGGCGCTGGGTGCGCCGCGGCTCGGCGGGGAGCTGACCCGAACGTGCTACCAGTTGGAGTTCTTCGCCGGCGTCGTGGAGGACGGCGGCTACGTGGAGGCGACCCTCGACCCGGCCGGGCCGACGCCGATGGGGCCGCGGCCGGACCTGCGGCGGATGCTGGTGCCGATCGGGCCTGTCGCGGTGTTCGGGGCGAGCAACTTCCCGCTGGCGTTCTCGGTGCCCGGCGGGGACACGGCGTCGGCGCTGGCCGCGGGGAACCCCGTGGTGGTCAAGGCGCACGGGTCGCACCCCGGGACTTCGCGGCTCGTCCACGAGGTCCTGCGTGAGGCGCTCGTCGCGGCGGGGGCGCCGGCCGGGGCGCTCGGGCTGGTCTTCGGGCGGGCGGCGGGGGAGAGCCTCGTGACCGATCCGACGGTCAAAGCGGTCGGGTTCACGGGCTCGCTGTCCGGCGGCCGGGCGCTGCTGGACCTCATCCGCGGCCGCGCGGAACCGATCCCGTTCTACGGTGAGCTCTCCAGCCTCAACCCGCTGGTCGTCACCGCTGCCGCGGCGCGTGAGACGGGCGCCGAAATCGGGGTGGGCCTCGTCGCGTCGGTGACCGGGTCGGCGGGGCAGCTGTGCACGAAACCCGGGCTGGTGCTGGTGCCGGCCGGTACCGACGGCGACGCTGTGGTGGCCGCTGCGGCCGAAGCGCTCGGCAAGGCGGAAGTGGTGCCGTTGCTCAACCGGCGAATCCACCAGGCGTACCTCAGCGACACCGCCGGGCTCGTCCGCGCGAAGGAAGTGTCCGAAGTAGCCAGCGGACCGAAGCCAGGCGGCGGGTATGGCGTGGCTCCGCTTCTGACCACAGTGGACGCCGACGGGATCCCCGCCGAGGCGTTCGCGGAGTACTTCGGCCCCGCAGCCGTGATCGTGCGGTACCGGAGCCAAGCCGAACTGCTCGCCGTCGTCGACCAGGCGCCCGCGTCGCTCACCGCCACGCTGCACCTCGGCGCGGACGAGGCCCCGAAGGACCTGGTCACCGAGCTTAGTCGGCGCGTCGGCCGCCTGGTGTTCAACGGCTACCCGACCGGCGTGGCGGTGAGCTGGGCCCAGCACCACGGCGGCCCGTGGCCGGCGACCAACAGCCTCCACACCTCCGTCGGCGCCACGGCGATCCGCCGGTTCCTCCGGCCACTGGCCTGGCAGAACGCCCCCGCGCACCTGCTGCCCGACGAGCTCACCGACGAGCCCCGAGCACCCCTGCCGCGCCGGATCGACGGGCGGCTGCAGGCTCGGCACTGA
- a CDS encoding beta-propeller fold lactonase family protein, translating into MGTNHNNSTDPSQPGNQVAYYHRAADGKLTLVGTFATGGQGSGPGQRFAGDGLGSGNSVRLTADHRFLLVTNAGSATLSVLRILPDRLQVVDVVPTGDGSASQRFPNSVTQHGNVVYVLNASGQGSITGFRLGFDGRLTPVPGSTRQLQAGQDRFAPDALKDPTQVSFSPDGHHLLVSIKDGPTNDVIPGANPTGPGRVLTFGVDGAGRPSKDFVRTDFANRGPFGFSFDRKGNVDLAEFVGGGVEDGHPTGAAGSYRLGRDGHLTPISTAVADRQIDTCWVVNNGKYAFGSDYTSGTISSWKVNSDGSLTLLHEVAGTTDKPADSQGSTPLDLGVSPDGKNLYNVLPGSGKLAAWSIGADGELAKIGEFGGLPQTVNGDHAPSDFSALGSPAGIDVS; encoded by the coding sequence GTGGGCACCAACCACAACAACAGCACTGATCCGAGCCAGCCGGGCAACCAGGTCGCCTACTACCACCGGGCGGCCGACGGCAAGCTGACGCTCGTCGGCACGTTCGCCACCGGCGGTCAGGGTTCGGGGCCGGGCCAGCGCTTCGCGGGCGACGGTCTCGGTTCGGGCAATTCGGTGCGCCTCACCGCGGACCACCGTTTTCTGCTGGTGACCAACGCCGGCAGCGCCACGCTTTCCGTGCTGCGGATTCTGCCGGACCGTCTGCAGGTCGTGGACGTCGTCCCGACCGGTGACGGATCCGCGTCCCAGCGGTTCCCGAACAGCGTCACGCAGCACGGAAACGTCGTTTACGTGTTGAATGCCTCGGGTCAGGGCAGCATCACCGGGTTCCGCCTCGGGTTCGACGGCCGGCTCACCCCCGTACCGGGCTCCACCCGGCAGCTGCAAGCCGGCCAGGACCGCTTCGCTCCCGACGCGCTGAAGGACCCGACCCAGGTCTCCTTCAGCCCGGACGGGCACCACCTGCTGGTGTCCATCAAGGACGGCCCCACCAACGACGTGATCCCGGGCGCCAACCCGACCGGGCCGGGCCGCGTGCTCACCTTCGGTGTCGACGGCGCGGGACGGCCCAGCAAGGACTTCGTCCGCACCGACTTCGCCAACCGCGGTCCGTTCGGATTCTCCTTCGACCGCAAGGGCAACGTCGACCTGGCCGAGTTCGTCGGCGGCGGCGTGGAGGACGGCCACCCGACCGGCGCGGCCGGCAGCTACCGCCTCGGCCGCGACGGGCACCTGACCCCGATCAGCACGGCCGTGGCCGACCGCCAGATCGACACGTGCTGGGTCGTGAACAACGGCAAGTACGCCTTCGGCTCCGACTACACCTCCGGCACGATCTCGAGCTGGAAGGTGAACTCCGACGGCAGTCTCACCCTCTTGCACGAGGTGGCCGGCACCACGGACAAGCCGGCCGACAGCCAGGGCAGCACGCCGCTGGACCTGGGCGTGAGCCCGGACGGCAAGAACCTCTACAACGTGCTCCCAGGCTCCGGCAAGCTCGCCGCCTGGTCGATCGGCGCCGATGGCGAGCTCGCCAAGATCGGTGAGTTCGGCGGCCTGCCCCAGACCGTGAACGGCGACCACGCGCCGAGCGACTTCAGCGCGCTCGGCAGCCCCGCGGGCATCGACGTGAGCTGA
- a CDS encoding FAD-dependent oxidoreductase: protein METVENSLQADLLVVGFGKGGKIAAGTMARLGKRVVVVEQSPEMYGGTCPNVGCVPTKALVHRSRNRRPSDPPQEWYERAVGEVHAITSLFRKGNFDGMDGLETASVLTGHAEFTSPDTVLVDTADGPVTVRAEHILINTGSTPVIPDLPGLRMSKYLVTSTDLIHRTELPKRLAIVGGGYLGIEFAAIYRQFGSEVTLFESTARILDHLDDDVQAVAEKILVDEGIEIVTGANVTGVEDGAGEAIVQYMHDGRERTLAVDAVLSAAGRKPATEGLGLAAAGVRVTARGAVEVDEHLRTSQPHIFALGDVNGGPQFTYVSLDDARIVLDQLRGEGKRTTTDRVAVPRTLFMTPPLAMVGLTEREARDAGHRIKVSSQPVAEIIAMPRAYVVDETRGVMKFVIDLDTDEILGASLLSVDAQELINTVAQAMRYGIKAAQLGEAIYTHPSSTEAFNDVISTVVRSDEK, encoded by the coding sequence ATGGAAACCGTCGAGAATTCGCTTCAAGCCGACCTCCTCGTGGTCGGCTTCGGCAAGGGCGGCAAGATCGCCGCCGGTACCATGGCCCGGCTCGGGAAGCGGGTCGTCGTCGTCGAGCAGTCGCCGGAGATGTACGGCGGCACCTGCCCGAACGTCGGCTGCGTGCCCACCAAGGCGCTGGTGCACCGCTCCCGCAACCGCCGTCCGTCCGACCCGCCGCAGGAGTGGTACGAGCGGGCTGTGGGCGAGGTGCACGCGATCACCTCGCTGTTCCGCAAGGGCAACTTCGACGGGATGGACGGCCTCGAGACGGCGTCGGTCCTCACCGGGCACGCGGAGTTCACCAGCCCCGACACCGTCCTCGTGGACACCGCCGACGGCCCCGTGACCGTCCGGGCCGAGCACATCCTCATCAACACCGGCTCCACGCCCGTGATCCCCGACCTCCCGGGCCTGCGGATGAGCAAGTACCTGGTCACCAGCACCGACCTCATCCACCGCACCGAGCTGCCGAAGCGGCTGGCGATCGTCGGCGGCGGCTACCTCGGCATCGAGTTCGCCGCCATCTACCGCCAGTTCGGCTCCGAGGTCACGCTCTTCGAATCGACGGCGCGCATCCTCGACCACCTCGACGACGACGTGCAGGCAGTTGCCGAGAAGATCCTCGTCGACGAGGGCATCGAGATCGTCACCGGCGCCAACGTCACCGGCGTCGAGGACGGTGCCGGTGAGGCGATCGTGCAGTACATGCACGACGGCCGCGAGCGCACCCTGGCCGTGGACGCGGTGCTGTCCGCCGCCGGCCGCAAACCGGCCACCGAGGGCCTCGGCCTCGCGGCGGCGGGTGTCCGCGTGACGGCCCGGGGCGCGGTGGAGGTCGACGAGCACCTGCGCACCAGCCAGCCGCACATCTTCGCGCTCGGCGACGTCAACGGCGGGCCGCAGTTCACCTATGTCTCGCTCGACGACGCCCGCATCGTGCTGGACCAGCTGCGCGGCGAGGGCAAGCGCACCACGACCGACCGCGTCGCCGTGCCGCGGACGCTGTTCATGACCCCGCCGCTGGCGATGGTCGGCCTCACCGAGCGCGAGGCGCGCGACGCGGGCCACCGGATCAAGGTCTCGAGCCAGCCGGTCGCGGAGATCATCGCGATGCCGCGCGCCTACGTCGTGGACGAGACGCGCGGCGTGATGAAGTTCGTGATCGACCTCGACACCGACGAGATCCTCGGCGCCTCGCTGCTGAGCGTCGACGCGCAGGAGCTGATCAACACCGTGGCGCAGGCGATGCGTTACGGCATCAAGGCCGCGCAGCTGGGCGAGGCGATCTACACGCACCCGTCGTCGACGGAGGCGTTCAACGACGTGATCTCCACCGTGGTCCGGAGCGACGAGAAGTAG